Proteins from a single region of Salinibacter grassmerensis:
- a CDS encoding glycosyltransferase family 2 protein has protein sequence MTPRPDISIVIPCYNSETFVEATVRSALNQTFSTEEVICVDDGSTDETLEVLRSIQEDDGHLSVHAQENQGICGARNTGLRIANGEYVAFLDHDDVLEANKLEHQAKLIADCSFRPDFVAAAYEEVYPDQERAPKTRPVNTADPWIGLIHARLGRTSSNLWRKTAIQEAGAWQDADGLSLDTGLMFRMLTHDCQMLEDPASLTTRYVRATSASMADRIAQWSTFLDLRAKILRHLRSHNRLTQARAKALHLDMIQAVRGLYEHDPELAARKHENLVRGHFRSSDAAFGPGRLYRALYRTLGFQYAEAMYPLWLRFRQLLLS, from the coding sequence ATGACTCCCCGCCCCGACATTTCAATCGTGATTCCGTGCTACAACTCGGAGACGTTCGTCGAGGCCACGGTCCGCTCCGCGTTGAACCAAACGTTCTCGACCGAGGAAGTTATCTGTGTCGACGACGGGTCGACCGATGAGACCCTTGAGGTGCTCCGGTCCATTCAGGAGGACGACGGGCATCTAAGCGTTCACGCTCAGGAGAACCAGGGCATCTGCGGGGCCCGCAATACGGGACTCAGAATAGCCAACGGGGAGTATGTGGCCTTCCTCGACCACGACGATGTACTCGAGGCCAATAAACTGGAGCACCAAGCCAAGCTGATTGCCGACTGCTCGTTTCGCCCAGACTTTGTAGCGGCCGCCTACGAAGAGGTCTACCCGGATCAAGAACGTGCCCCCAAAACCCGACCCGTCAACACTGCTGATCCCTGGATCGGCCTGATTCATGCCCGGCTCGGGCGAACGAGCAGCAACCTTTGGCGAAAGACTGCCATCCAAGAGGCGGGCGCCTGGCAGGACGCAGATGGCCTCTCATTGGACACCGGGCTCATGTTTCGAATGCTCACGCACGACTGCCAGATGCTGGAGGACCCTGCTTCACTGACGACCCGGTATGTGCGGGCGACCTCGGCCTCCATGGCCGACCGTATCGCGCAGTGGAGCACCTTCCTAGACCTACGGGCGAAAATTCTGCGGCACTTGCGTTCCCACAATCGCCTCACGCAGGCCCGGGCCAAGGCCCTTCATCTGGACATGATCCAGGCGGTGCGAGGACTCTACGAACACGATCCCGAACTGGCCGCGCGCAAGCATGAGAATCTCGTCCGGGGACATTTCCGATCGTCGGACGCGGCGTTCGGGCCAGGACGCTTGTACAGAGCGCTCTACCGGACGCTCGGATTCCAGTACGCAGAAGCAATGTACCCCTTGTGGCTTCGCTTTCGACAACTACTTCTAAGCTAG